From Helicoverpa armigera isolate CAAS_96S chromosome 19, ASM3070526v1, whole genome shotgun sequence, one genomic window encodes:
- the LOC126054789 gene encoding uncharacterized protein LOC126054789: MDEKLIDAVQKFPCLWNTSLSFYKCNETKDAAWEEIVKEIQYKDVKSAKYRWKQLRDSHRDALKRQKSKKSGQATTKTREWKYQKLMEFLLPYMANRDRESSYKEDISSPNNENDSSQSTQYSLNQDDSSQSTEHTPNQADNPNNLYEIASTSGISTDSVTPSSSKKKKGDELSILIQKHMKNQEDFRKERQELRELLKPTDCDDTDHFFLSMAKTFKKLPDYMQVPLKRKLFNMISEAEESYVLSWYNQNIGYSSSSDSSIAVGSNIAGQMDLPPQLDPEQLGYSSSSGRNTNKTVGQMDSSFQLEAVQPASPGTQHSDLQTPNTSNKVGTEPNLP; encoded by the exons ATGGACGAAAAATTAATTGATGCCGTTCAAAAGTTTCCGTGTTTGTGGAAcacttctttgtcattttacaaATGTAATGAAACTAAGGACGCTGCGTGGGAGGAAATAGTCaaagaaatacaatataaaGATG TGAAAAGCGCTAAGTATCGTTGGAAACAACTACGGGATAGCCATCGGGACGCGCTAAAGAGGCAGAAATCTAAAAAAAGCGGACAGGCTACAACCAAAACACGTGAATGGAAATACCAAAAATTGATGGAATTTCTTTTACCGTACATGGCCAACAGAGATAGAGAGTCAAGTTATAAAGAGGATATTTCGTCaccaaataatgaaaatgactctTCGCAAAGCACTCAATATTCATTAAACCAAGATGACTCTTCGCAGAGCACTGAACATACACCAAATCAAGCTGACAATCCCAACAATCTTTACGAAATAGCCTCAACTTCAGGCATTTCAACAGATTCGGTCACCCCGTCATcatcaaagaagaaaaaaggcgatgaattatcaattttaatacaaaaacatatgaaaaaTCAAGAAGATTTTCGAAAAGAAAGGCAAGAATTAAGAGAACTTTTAAAACCAACGGACTGCGATGATACTgatcatttttttctttcaatggcgaaaacatttaaaaaattaccagATTACATGCAAGTTCCTTTAAAAAggaaactttttaatatgattAGCGAAGCCGAAGAATCTTACGTGCTGTCGTGGTATAATCAAAATATTGGTTATTCTTCAAGCTCTGATAGCAGTATAGCAGTAGGTAGTAATATAGCAGGCCAGATGGATTTGCCGCCTCAGCTGGATCCTGAACAACTTGGTTATTCTTCAAGCTCTggtagaaatacaaataaaacagtgGGCCAGATGGATTCATCTTTCCAACTGGAAGCTGTACAACCAGCATCTCCGGGAACACAACATTCAGACCTACAAACGCCAAATACTTCAAACAAAGTAGGAACAGAGCCTAATTTGCCATGA
- the LOC126054780 gene encoding uncharacterized protein LOC126054780 isoform X2, giving the protein MCARDVYEGSVRGMCVEKDVLRGLRILYQPVHRRSLLEVEVRKIDNNMDNWKKKILLYLTICDEEMEAEDTEFISSIILSNTRTHRFWIRNHIKYHRLHGEFFTFFHTADDEIFENSYRVSRSNFYELHNLIENIIKKEDTHYRECISTKEKLAVCLKYLSTGSSFTRLAENFRIGVASVSRIVAEVCNALWLVLQPLVIPKPTKDDWKRIAKDFQELWQFKNCLGALDEPEPLYEGGEPVPFVFIGDEAFPLMENFMRPYPRDQLDQQKRIFNYRLSRGARRIVEATFGVLARKWYVYRKDFECRVETVDKIVKATCVMHNFLIERQSNYLDCIDNTNTSTLVSVPSISVVVSSDSYDVREKYCSYFNNQGKVSWQDTRISSRIHRTQ; this is encoded by the exons ATGTGTGCGAGGGATGTGTACGAGGGAAGTGTGCGAGGAATGTGTGTTGAGAAAGATGTGTTGCGAGGTTTGCGCATACTGTACCAGCCAGTCCATAGACGGAGTTTGTTGGAAGTAGAAGTGCgcaaaatagataataatatggataattggaaaaagaaaatacttttatatttaacaatttgTGATGAAGAAATGGAAGCAGAAGATACGGAGTTTATTAGTTCTATAATTTTGAGCAATACAAGAACACACAGGTTTTGGATACGTAACCATATTAAATATCATCGATTACATGGAGAATTCTTTACCTTTTTTCATAcggctgatgatgaaatattcgAAAATTCTTATCGAGTATCTAGAAGTAACTTTTATGAGTTACACAATTTGATTGAGAACATTATCAAGAAAGAAGACACTCACTACAGAGAATGCATCAGCACCAAGGAAAAATTGGCGGTAtgtttaaa GTATTTATCCACGGGCTCGTCGTTCACACGATTGGCAGAAAATTTTAGGATTGGAGTAGCAAGTGTGTCGAGAATTGTGGCAGAAGTTTGTAATGCTCTTTGGCTTGTTTTACAACCTCTTGTTATTCCAAAACCTACCAAAGACGACTGGAAGCGAATAGCAAAGGATTTTCAAGAGCTATGGcagtttaaaaattgtttgggGGCTCTAGACG AACCTGAACCATTATATGAAGGAGGTGAACCAGTACCATTTGTATTCATTGGAGATGAGGCTTTTCCTTTGATGGAAAATTTCATGCGCCCATATCCGCGGGACCAGTTAGACCAACAGAAACGTATATTTAACTATAGACTTTCGAGGGGGGCACGTCGCATTGTAGAAGCTACATTCGGTGTATTGGCACGAAAGTGGTATGTGTATCGTAAAGACTTTGAATGCAGAGTGGAAACGGTTGACAAAATCGTAAAAGCCACATGTGTAATGcataattttttaattgaaagacaAAGTAATTATTTGGATTGCATTGATAACACAAATACAAGTACTCTTGTATCGGTTCCTAGCATTTCCGTCGTCGTGTCAAGTGATAGTTATGATGTAAGAGAGAAATACTGctcttatttcaataatcaagGAAAAGTGTCATGGCAAGATACTCGTATTTCGTCACGAATTCATCGCACACAATAA
- the LOC126054780 gene encoding uncharacterized protein LOC126054780 isoform X3, producing the protein MLSYRSQKISNRYLSTGSSFTRLAENFRIGVASVSRIVAEVCNALWLVLQPLVIPKPTKDDWKRIAKDFQELWQFKNCLGALDGKHVYIMCPANTGSSFFNYKQRFSIVLMCLADARRKIIMVDVGSMGRFSDAGIFDDSVFGKYLKEKRLNLPEPEPLYEGGEPVPFVFIGDEAFPLMENFMRPYPRDQLDQQKRIFNYRLSRGARRIVEATFGVLARKWYVYRKDFECRVETVDKIVKATCVMHNFLIERQSNYLDCIDNTNTSTLVSVPSISVVVSSDSYDVREKYCSYFNNQGKVSWQDTRISSRIHRTQ; encoded by the exons ATGTTGTCTTACAGATCGCAAAAAATCAGTAACAG GTATTTATCCACGGGCTCGTCGTTCACACGATTGGCAGAAAATTTTAGGATTGGAGTAGCAAGTGTGTCGAGAATTGTGGCAGAAGTTTGTAATGCTCTTTGGCTTGTTTTACAACCTCTTGTTATTCCAAAACCTACCAAAGACGACTGGAAGCGAATAGCAAAGGATTTTCAAGAGCTATGGcagtttaaaaattgtttgggGGCTCTAGACGGTAAACATGTTTATATAATGTGTCCTGCAAACACTGGGTcctctttttttaattacaaacaaagaTTTTCTATAGTGCTTATGTGCTTAGCTGACGCTAGGAGAAAGATTATAATGGTTGATGTGGGATCCATGGGAAGATTTAGTGATGCTGGAATATTTGATGATAgtgtttttggaaaatatttgaaagaaaaaagatTGAATCTTCCAGAACCTGAACCATTATATGAAGGAGGTGAACCAGTACCATTTGTATTCATTGGAGATGAGGCTTTTCCTTTGATGGAAAATTTCATGCGCCCATATCCGCGGGACCAGTTAGACCAACAGAAACGTATATTTAACTATAGACTTTCGAGGGGGGCACGTCGCATTGTAGAAGCTACATTCGGTGTATTGGCACGAAAGTGGTATGTGTATCGTAAAGACTTTGAATGCAGAGTGGAAACGGTTGACAAAATCGTAAAAGCCACATGTGTAATGcataattttttaattgaaagacaAAGTAATTATTTGGATTGCATTGATAACACAAATACAAGTACTCTTGTATCGGTTCCTAGCATTTCCGTCGTCGTGTCAAGTGATAGTTATGATGTAAGAGAGAAATACTGctcttatttcaataatcaagGAAAAGTGTCATGGCAAGATACTCGTATTTCGTCACGAATTCATCGCACACAATAA
- the LOC126054780 gene encoding uncharacterized protein LOC126054780 isoform X1 produces MCARDVYEGSVRGMCVEKDVLRGLRILYQPVHRRSLLEVEVRKIDNNMDNWKKKILLYLTICDEEMEAEDTEFISSIILSNTRTHRFWIRNHIKYHRLHGEFFTFFHTADDEIFENSYRVSRSNFYELHNLIENIIKKEDTHYRECISTKEKLAVCLKYLSTGSSFTRLAENFRIGVASVSRIVAEVCNALWLVLQPLVIPKPTKDDWKRIAKDFQELWQFKNCLGALDGKHVYIMCPANTGSSFFNYKQRFSIVLMCLADARRKIIMVDVGSMGRFSDAGIFDDSVFGKYLKEKRLNLPEPEPLYEGGEPVPFVFIGDEAFPLMENFMRPYPRDQLDQQKRIFNYRLSRGARRIVEATFGVLARKWYVYRKDFECRVETVDKIVKATCVMHNFLIERQSNYLDCIDNTNTSTLVSVPSISVVVSSDSYDVREKYCSYFNNQGKVSWQDTRISSRIHRTQ; encoded by the exons ATGTGTGCGAGGGATGTGTACGAGGGAAGTGTGCGAGGAATGTGTGTTGAGAAAGATGTGTTGCGAGGTTTGCGCATACTGTACCAGCCAGTCCATAGACGGAGTTTGTTGGAAGTAGAAGTGCgcaaaatagataataatatggataattggaaaaagaaaatacttttatatttaacaatttgTGATGAAGAAATGGAAGCAGAAGATACGGAGTTTATTAGTTCTATAATTTTGAGCAATACAAGAACACACAGGTTTTGGATACGTAACCATATTAAATATCATCGATTACATGGAGAATTCTTTACCTTTTTTCATAcggctgatgatgaaatattcgAAAATTCTTATCGAGTATCTAGAAGTAACTTTTATGAGTTACACAATTTGATTGAGAACATTATCAAGAAAGAAGACACTCACTACAGAGAATGCATCAGCACCAAGGAAAAATTGGCGGTAtgtttaaa GTATTTATCCACGGGCTCGTCGTTCACACGATTGGCAGAAAATTTTAGGATTGGAGTAGCAAGTGTGTCGAGAATTGTGGCAGAAGTTTGTAATGCTCTTTGGCTTGTTTTACAACCTCTTGTTATTCCAAAACCTACCAAAGACGACTGGAAGCGAATAGCAAAGGATTTTCAAGAGCTATGGcagtttaaaaattgtttgggGGCTCTAGACGGTAAACATGTTTATATAATGTGTCCTGCAAACACTGGGTcctctttttttaattacaaacaaagaTTTTCTATAGTGCTTATGTGCTTAGCTGACGCTAGGAGAAAGATTATAATGGTTGATGTGGGATCCATGGGAAGATTTAGTGATGCTGGAATATTTGATGATAgtgtttttggaaaatatttgaaagaaaaaagatTGAATCTTCCAGAACCTGAACCATTATATGAAGGAGGTGAACCAGTACCATTTGTATTCATTGGAGATGAGGCTTTTCCTTTGATGGAAAATTTCATGCGCCCATATCCGCGGGACCAGTTAGACCAACAGAAACGTATATTTAACTATAGACTTTCGAGGGGGGCACGTCGCATTGTAGAAGCTACATTCGGTGTATTGGCACGAAAGTGGTATGTGTATCGTAAAGACTTTGAATGCAGAGTGGAAACGGTTGACAAAATCGTAAAAGCCACATGTGTAATGcataattttttaattgaaagacaAAGTAATTATTTGGATTGCATTGATAACACAAATACAAGTACTCTTGTATCGGTTCCTAGCATTTCCGTCGTCGTGTCAAGTGATAGTTATGATGTAAGAGAGAAATACTGctcttatttcaataatcaagGAAAAGTGTCATGGCAAGATACTCGTATTTCGTCACGAATTCATCGCACACAATAA